A single window of Ferrimonas balearica DSM 9799 DNA harbors:
- a CDS encoding transglycosylase SLT domain-containing protein: protein MTLRSWVCGGLWCLLVSFSSGVAANQTAGSSTPAIESQRALYKQAREALSMGKTSAYYPLRRQLDDYPLTPYLDYHYRLRQLGELSAQQAVEILQGLAPTPLYHPFKHRFLLSRGSRQDWSAFLTISPESPRNETLRCYYYRARLDNGDTDIAWEGAKALWLYGKSRDKACDPLFTAWTKAGQRSDNLIWQRMLLAYDAGQLSLLRYLNTKLSSRYRGQGDLLVRLYRHPTELRHNAPLTRMEETGQAIAAATLKRLARKNASRAWTRYQYWRDELGDFEDGVRHTLLYHALIQDGEWKPILDSELIQSSADNLVIIRARKAIFAGDWDDLLQWLDRLTDANASKTEWRYWRGYALKQLGEQEAGLALWLDLAQQRNFYGFQAAQQLGQPYVMNSELPSVSPKSRAEVLALPGVARIEELMALSRESEAREEWRWQMVRLTPSQQAALTAIAYDRQWHFLTVDGTIIGKMWNALPWRFPTAHGDQFLRFAEMRQLDMALLQAVARRESALYPLARSHADAYGLMQLLPSTAKRTARQIGAPYRDAQDLYDPKRNIQLGSAYYQGLMERYDGNRLLASAAYNAGPHRVTRWLKRSDGSLDAARFVATVPFRETREYIEAILSYQLIYANLAGRELPLMNEAERARDY, encoded by the coding sequence ATGACGTTACGCAGTTGGGTATGTGGCGGTCTGTGGTGCCTGTTGGTCTCATTCAGTTCAGGGGTAGCCGCCAATCAAACCGCCGGGAGTTCGACCCCGGCAATCGAATCGCAGCGGGCCCTGTATAAGCAGGCGCGCGAGGCGTTGTCTATGGGCAAAACCAGCGCCTACTATCCGTTGCGTCGGCAACTCGACGACTATCCGCTGACCCCCTATCTCGACTACCACTACCGGCTCAGGCAACTGGGCGAGCTCAGCGCTCAGCAGGCGGTGGAGATCCTGCAGGGGTTAGCCCCCACTCCACTCTATCACCCCTTTAAACACCGGTTTCTGCTCTCCCGTGGCAGCCGCCAGGACTGGTCGGCCTTTCTGACCATCAGTCCCGAATCCCCCCGCAACGAAACCCTGCGCTGTTACTACTACCGCGCCCGCCTGGACAATGGCGACACCGACATCGCCTGGGAGGGCGCCAAAGCGCTGTGGCTGTATGGCAAAAGTCGCGACAAAGCCTGCGACCCACTGTTCACCGCCTGGACCAAGGCCGGACAGCGCAGCGACAACCTGATCTGGCAGCGAATGTTGCTGGCCTATGACGCTGGCCAACTTTCCCTGTTGCGCTACCTCAACACCAAGCTGAGCAGCCGCTATCGCGGTCAGGGCGATCTGTTGGTGCGGCTTTACCGCCACCCCACGGAACTGCGCCACAACGCCCCGCTGACCCGCATGGAAGAAACCGGCCAGGCGATCGCGGCCGCCACCCTGAAACGACTGGCCCGCAAAAATGCCAGCCGGGCCTGGACCCGTTACCAATACTGGCGCGACGAACTGGGCGATTTCGAAGATGGAGTGCGCCACACCCTGCTCTACCATGCGCTGATTCAGGATGGCGAGTGGAAGCCCATTCTCGACTCCGAGCTTATCCAGAGCAGCGCGGACAATCTGGTGATCATCCGCGCCCGCAAAGCGATATTCGCCGGAGACTGGGACGACCTGCTGCAGTGGCTCGACCGTCTCACCGACGCCAACGCCAGCAAAACCGAGTGGCGTTACTGGCGCGGCTACGCACTGAAACAGCTGGGTGAGCAGGAGGCCGGACTGGCGCTGTGGCTGGACCTGGCTCAACAGCGCAATTTCTATGGCTTTCAGGCCGCCCAGCAACTGGGCCAGCCCTACGTGATGAACAGCGAACTGCCCAGCGTCAGCCCGAAATCCCGGGCCGAAGTGCTGGCCCTGCCTGGGGTGGCCCGAATCGAGGAGTTGATGGCGCTCTCCCGCGAGAGTGAAGCCCGGGAGGAATGGCGTTGGCAGATGGTGCGCCTGACCCCATCCCAGCAAGCGGCACTGACCGCCATCGCTTATGACCGCCAGTGGCACTTCCTGACCGTGGACGGCACCATCATCGGCAAGATGTGGAACGCCCTGCCCTGGCGCTTCCCCACCGCCCACGGCGACCAGTTCCTGCGCTTTGCCGAGATGCGCCAGCTGGATATGGCCCTGCTGCAGGCGGTGGCGCGGCGTGAAAGCGCACTCTATCCCCTGGCCCGCAGCCATGCCGACGCCTATGGCCTGATGCAGCTGCTGCCCTCCACCGCCAAGCGCACCGCTCGACAAATTGGCGCGCCCTACCGCGATGCCCAGGACCTGTACGACCCCAAGCGCAATATCCAGCTGGGCTCGGCGTACTACCAGGGGCTGATGGAGCGCTACGACGGCAACCGCCTGCTGGCCTCCGCCGCATACAACGCCGGTCCACATCGGGTCACCCGCTGGCTTAAGCGCAGTGATGGCAGCCTCGACGCCGCCCGCTTTGTCGCTACCGTGCCCTTCCGGGAAACCCGCGAATACATTGAGGCAATCCTCAGTTATCAGTTGATCTACGCCAACCTTGCGGGTCGTGAATTGCCCCTGATGAACGAGGCTGAGCGCGCCCGCGATTATTGA
- the rmuC gene encoding DNA recombination protein RmuC: MPRWHFIPIPIRFMTTPLWIALGLGIPLLAALIVLIQQRQRLALLNHDAEQLADQRDELVGRLSAREQEINRLHAALGQSRNQEQALREQLAGQQESEARLTAQFENLANRIFEQKQQQFAQQSHQSLDAVLTPIRQQLDQFRLQVQSSHAEESKQRHALERQLLDLKSLNQKMSEDAVNLTRALKGDNKAQGTWGEVVLGRLLDQSGLREGHEYDTQASYQQEDGKRYQPDVVVHLPDGKDVIIDAKMSLVAYERFYSSEDDAAREQALAEHLASIRGHIKALGQKDYHKLKGLRSLDYVLMFIPVEPAFVTAIERDPSLINEALERNIMLVSPNSLLVALRTIQNLWRYEHQSQNAQAIAQSAGKLYDKLVGFSDDLLKLGRALDTAQGSYQQALNKFSQGRGNLLRQGEQLKQLGAESSKKADPALLEQALSERVELTEKPT; this comes from the coding sequence ATGCCACGATGGCACTTTATTCCCATCCCGATACGCTTTATGACCACACCGCTTTGGATCGCCCTTGGCCTGGGCATCCCCCTGCTGGCCGCCCTGATCGTATTGATTCAGCAACGCCAGCGACTGGCCCTGCTCAATCACGATGCCGAACAACTGGCTGACCAGCGCGACGAACTGGTGGGCCGACTCAGTGCCCGCGAACAGGAGATCAACCGCCTGCACGCGGCGCTGGGGCAAAGCCGCAATCAGGAGCAGGCGCTGCGCGAACAGCTGGCCGGCCAGCAAGAGAGCGAAGCCCGCCTGACCGCCCAGTTTGAGAACCTGGCGAACCGCATCTTCGAACAGAAACAGCAGCAGTTTGCCCAACAGAGCCACCAAAGTCTCGATGCGGTGTTGACCCCCATCCGCCAGCAGCTCGACCAGTTCCGCCTGCAGGTGCAATCCAGCCATGCCGAGGAGAGCAAACAGCGCCACGCGCTGGAGCGCCAACTGCTGGACCTGAAATCCCTCAACCAGAAGATGAGCGAAGACGCGGTTAACCTGACCCGTGCCCTGAAAGGGGACAACAAAGCTCAGGGCACCTGGGGCGAGGTGGTGTTGGGCCGACTGCTGGACCAAAGCGGCCTGCGCGAAGGCCATGAGTACGACACCCAGGCCAGTTACCAGCAGGAGGATGGCAAGCGCTACCAGCCCGATGTGGTGGTGCACCTGCCCGACGGTAAGGACGTGATCATCGACGCCAAGATGTCGCTGGTGGCCTATGAGCGCTTCTACAGCAGCGAGGATGACGCCGCCCGCGAACAGGCGCTGGCCGAGCACCTCGCCTCCATCCGCGGCCATATCAAGGCACTGGGCCAGAAGGACTACCACAAGCTGAAGGGGCTGCGCAGCCTCGACTATGTGCTGATGTTCATTCCGGTGGAGCCCGCCTTTGTTACCGCCATCGAGCGCGACCCGAGCCTGATCAACGAAGCGCTGGAGCGCAATATCATGCTGGTCAGCCCCAACAGCCTGTTGGTGGCCCTGCGCACCATACAGAACCTGTGGCGCTATGAGCACCAGAGCCAGAATGCCCAGGCCATCGCCCAGAGCGCCGGTAAGCTGTACGACAAGCTGGTGGGCTTCTCCGACGACCTGCTGAAACTGGGTCGTGCCCTCGACACCGCTCAGGGCAGTTATCAGCAGGCACTCAATAAATTCTCCCAGGGCCGGGGCAACCTGTTACGTCAGGGCGAACAGCTCAAACAGCTTGGCGCCGAGAGCAGCAAGAAGGCGGATCCCGCCCTGCTTGAACAAGCCTTGAGCGAACGAGTGGAACTGACTGAAAAACCCACCTGA
- the msrP gene encoding protein-methionine-sulfoxide reductase catalytic subunit MsrP has product MSKYANKPWQRMTEAEVTPEAVFADRRRLLKQLGFVGAGTLLSSSANAGVLDFLLGDSEQAVFARRALQHRKNLTFDHLINGPLTPEQKVISHNNFYEFGTAKTDPVNKAQGFKVEPWKLVIEGEVAKPMTLDYDDLFKLAPLEERIYRLRCVEAWSMVVPWLGFPLAALLKRAEPTSKAKYVAFETLYDPEQMPGQSNRFLGGGIDYPYVEGLRMDEAMNELTLLSVGLYGKTLPPQNGAPIRLVVPWKYGFKSIKSIVRIRLTETQPPSTWNLLAAHEYGFYANVNPAVDHPRWSQASERRIGAGGLLSAKRIPTEPFNGYGDYVASLYQGMDLTRYY; this is encoded by the coding sequence ATGAGCAAGTACGCGAACAAACCATGGCAACGGATGACGGAAGCAGAGGTGACGCCGGAGGCGGTGTTTGCCGACCGTCGCCGCTTGCTTAAGCAGTTGGGCTTTGTGGGTGCTGGTACCCTGCTGTCCTCCTCCGCCAACGCGGGCGTTCTGGATTTTCTGCTGGGTGACAGCGAGCAGGCGGTGTTTGCCCGCCGGGCTCTGCAACACCGTAAAAACCTCACCTTCGACCACCTCATCAATGGCCCGCTGACGCCGGAACAGAAGGTGATCTCCCACAACAACTTCTATGAGTTTGGCACCGCCAAAACCGACCCGGTGAATAAAGCCCAGGGATTTAAAGTGGAACCCTGGAAACTGGTGATCGAGGGGGAGGTCGCCAAGCCGATGACCCTGGATTACGACGATCTGTTTAAGCTGGCCCCGTTGGAGGAGCGCATCTACCGGCTGCGCTGTGTGGAGGCCTGGTCGATGGTGGTGCCCTGGCTGGGTTTCCCGCTGGCCGCTTTGCTGAAGCGGGCAGAGCCCACCAGCAAAGCCAAATACGTGGCGTTTGAAACCCTGTACGACCCGGAGCAGATGCCGGGACAGAGTAACCGCTTCCTCGGCGGCGGCATCGATTACCCCTATGTCGAAGGACTGAGAATGGATGAGGCGATGAACGAACTGACCCTGCTCAGCGTCGGCCTTTACGGTAAAACCCTGCCGCCCCAAAATGGCGCCCCCATCCGACTGGTGGTGCCGTGGAAATATGGCTTTAAGAGCATCAAATCGATTGTCCGCATCCGCCTGACGGAAACCCAACCTCCCAGCACCTGGAATCTGCTGGCGGCCCATGAGTACGGTTTTTACGCCAACGTCAATCCGGCGGTGGATCACCCCCGCTGGTCCCAGGCCAGCGAACGCCGCATTGGGGCGGGGGGCCTGCTGTCCGCCAAGCGCATCCCCACCGAGCCCTTTAACGGCTATGGCGACTATGTGGCGTCGCTGTACCAGGGCATGGACCTGACCCGGTACTACTGA
- the msrQ gene encoding protein-methionine-sulfoxide reductase heme-binding subunit MsrQ, whose translation MSNRGLILLKTALHLACGLPLLYLWLAVQSRAAGGDPVQYLIHFLGMGILNTLAATLLVSPLARWRRWPWLMRVRRLLGLWCFTYALLHLAAFLVFDLLLDWSLLLGEVVKRPYITVGMVAFVVLLALAVTSPKLAQRKLGRRWQALHRWVYLVAILGPVHFWWSVKSGNWEPALYLSGFLLLLAWRYKVLIPKRVFRRLGADSKG comes from the coding sequence ATGAGCAATCGTGGATTGATCCTGCTGAAGACCGCCCTGCACCTCGCCTGCGGATTGCCATTGCTGTACCTGTGGCTGGCGGTTCAGAGCAGGGCCGCTGGCGGCGACCCGGTGCAATACCTGATCCACTTCCTGGGCATGGGCATTCTTAATACCCTGGCGGCGACGCTGTTGGTGTCGCCATTGGCCCGCTGGCGGCGCTGGCCCTGGCTGATGCGGGTACGTCGTCTACTGGGGTTGTGGTGCTTTACTTACGCTTTGTTACACCTTGCTGCCTTCCTGGTGTTCGACCTGCTGCTGGACTGGTCGTTGCTGCTGGGCGAGGTGGTGAAACGTCCCTATATCACCGTTGGAATGGTGGCGTTTGTGGTGCTGCTGGCGCTGGCGGTGACCTCGCCCAAACTGGCGCAACGCAAGCTGGGCCGCCGTTGGCAGGCGCTGCATCGCTGGGTGTACCTGGTGGCGATACTGGGGCCGGTGCACTTCTGGTGGTCGGTCAAATCCGGCAACTGGGAGCCGGCACTCTATCTGTCCGGCTTTCTGCTGTTGCTGGCTTGGCGCTACAAAGTACTGATCCCAAAGCGGGTGTTTCGTCGGCTTGGGGCTGACAGCAAGGGCTAA
- a CDS encoding DUF885 domain-containing protein has translation MRTTLFAGLAVLGLSACQTPEPVAVEPAPCLAECQSAQFQQLSNQLIDDLWRLSPTWALYSGVYDYADQLVVPDEASRQRQLAFVAKWRQALSAYDDQPLSATARTDKALLDNLLDSMEWQVSRFKAWQWNPAQYNVAGPFARLMNEEYADLDTRLKAVLGRMSDVSRYYSAARANIHNPTLEHTQLAILQNKGGLAVFDDTMLAKAKASGLSEGEKALFEKRYFETRQAILSFVSFLEELERELKANGARSFRIGETLYEEKFALDIQSGMTAKQLYQKALADRDQAQKQMASITEQLWSKYFPGKGMPRDSQQATRELIDHLSARHVKREDFVAEVKAQIPELEAFVRQHDLITLDPNKPLVVRETPPYMRGFAGASISAPGPFDKHANTYYNVTPLDGMSDEQAESYLREYNHWILQILNIHEAIPGHYTQLVYSNESPSLVKSLFGNGAMVEGWAVYTERMMLEEGYGDFEPELWLMYWKWNLRVITNTIIDYEIQVLGADEATVMDHLVNGAFQQHEEAAQKWRRATLSQVQLTSYYAGFREIYDFREDYKQVKEGDFDLKAFHETFLSYGSAPVNIIRGLMLEQAQ, from the coding sequence ATGAGAACGACCCTCTTTGCCGGCCTGGCCGTCCTCGGCCTGTCTGCCTGTCAAACCCCCGAACCTGTTGCCGTTGAGCCGGCCCCCTGTCTGGCCGAGTGTCAGTCAGCCCAGTTCCAGCAACTCTCCAACCAACTGATTGACGACCTCTGGCGTCTCTCCCCGACCTGGGCCCTCTACAGCGGCGTCTACGACTACGCCGACCAACTGGTGGTGCCCGATGAGGCGTCACGTCAGCGCCAACTGGCGTTTGTGGCTAAGTGGCGTCAGGCTCTGTCGGCCTATGACGACCAGCCCCTCAGCGCCACCGCCCGCACCGACAAGGCACTGCTGGACAACCTGCTGGACAGCATGGAGTGGCAGGTGTCCCGCTTTAAGGCGTGGCAGTGGAACCCGGCTCAGTACAATGTGGCTGGCCCCTTTGCACGGCTGATGAACGAAGAGTACGCCGACCTGGATACCCGCCTTAAAGCGGTGCTGGGCCGGATGTCTGATGTCAGCCGTTACTACAGCGCGGCCCGGGCCAACATCCACAACCCGACGCTGGAACACACCCAGCTGGCGATCCTGCAGAACAAGGGTGGTCTGGCGGTGTTTGATGACACCATGCTGGCTAAGGCCAAAGCCTCCGGCCTGAGCGAGGGCGAAAAAGCGCTGTTTGAAAAGCGCTATTTTGAAACCCGACAGGCGATCCTCAGCTTTGTCAGCTTCCTGGAGGAGTTGGAGCGTGAACTGAAGGCCAATGGGGCCCGTTCCTTCCGCATCGGTGAAACCCTCTATGAGGAGAAGTTCGCCCTCGACATTCAGTCCGGCATGACCGCCAAACAGCTGTACCAGAAAGCGTTGGCTGACCGTGACCAGGCCCAGAAGCAGATGGCCTCCATCACCGAACAGCTCTGGTCCAAGTACTTCCCCGGCAAGGGGATGCCTCGGGACAGCCAGCAGGCTACCCGAGAGCTGATTGACCACCTCTCCGCCCGCCACGTAAAGCGGGAAGACTTTGTGGCCGAAGTGAAGGCGCAGATCCCGGAGCTGGAAGCCTTTGTGCGCCAGCATGACCTGATCACCCTCGACCCCAACAAGCCGCTGGTGGTGCGCGAAACCCCGCCCTACATGCGGGGTTTCGCCGGCGCGTCCATCTCTGCCCCCGGGCCGTTCGATAAGCACGCCAACACCTACTACAACGTGACCCCGCTGGATGGCATGAGCGACGAGCAGGCGGAAAGCTACCTGCGTGAGTACAACCACTGGATCCTGCAGATCCTCAACATCCACGAAGCGATCCCCGGCCACTACACCCAGCTGGTGTACTCCAACGAGTCGCCGTCACTGGTCAAGAGCCTGTTTGGCAATGGCGCCATGGTGGAAGGCTGGGCGGTCTACACCGAGCGGATGATGCTGGAGGAGGGCTACGGCGACTTCGAGCCTGAGCTGTGGCTGATGTACTGGAAGTGGAACCTGCGGGTGATCACCAACACCATCATCGACTACGAGATTCAGGTGCTGGGCGCCGATGAAGCCACCGTGATGGACCACCTGGTCAACGGTGCCTTCCAGCAGCACGAAGAAGCGGCTCAGAAGTGGCGCCGTGCCACCCTGAGCCAGGTCCAGCTGACCTCCTACTACGCCGGTTTCCGCGAGATCTACGATTTCCGCGAAGATTACAAACAGGTGAAGGAGGGGGACTTTGATCTCAAAGCCTTCCATGAGACCTTCCTGTCTTACGGCAGTGCCCCGGTGAACATCATCCGCGGCCTGATGTTGGAACAGGCGCAATAA
- a CDS encoding glutamine amidotransferase-related protein: MNRARLTLLLVQIRDNPQTRDEEWRSFAQFCGLKPEQIRILNLFDTPQFGPEVLAGVDGVLVGGSSEASVLEPENYPFVVPAMALLRHCIDIKMPVFCSCFGHQLAVRALGGEVIRDQRDFEMGTVAISLTDAARDDVLYHDMPEGFMAVSVHRERALTVPQGCTLLAYTEPCTHSFRVDGAPFWTTQFHPEVDRAVLIARLTQFAHHYTDGEDHLREVLDSAVETPLSNDLLRRFVDRVLLPK, encoded by the coding sequence ATGAACCGGGCGAGATTGACACTGCTGCTGGTGCAGATCCGGGATAATCCCCAGACCCGCGACGAGGAGTGGCGGAGCTTCGCCCAGTTTTGTGGCCTTAAGCCGGAGCAGATCCGGATCCTGAACCTGTTTGATACGCCGCAGTTCGGCCCCGAGGTGCTGGCCGGTGTGGACGGGGTGCTGGTGGGAGGCTCATCGGAAGCCAGCGTGCTGGAACCGGAAAACTACCCCTTTGTGGTGCCCGCCATGGCGCTGTTGCGTCACTGCATCGACATTAAGATGCCGGTGTTCTGCTCCTGCTTTGGCCACCAGCTGGCGGTGCGGGCGCTGGGGGGCGAAGTGATTCGTGACCAGCGGGATTTCGAGATGGGCACCGTCGCCATCTCCTTGACCGACGCCGCCCGGGACGATGTGCTGTACCACGATATGCCCGAAGGCTTTATGGCCGTTTCAGTGCATCGTGAACGCGCACTCACGGTCCCGCAGGGGTGTACCTTGCTGGCCTACACTGAGCCCTGCACCCACAGCTTCAGGGTGGATGGCGCACCATTCTGGACCACCCAGTTTCACCCTGAGGTGGACAGAGCGGTACTGATTGCGCGGCTGACCCAGTTTGCCCATCACTACACCGACGGCGAAGACCATCTGCGCGAGGTGCTGGACAGCGCGGTGGAGACGCCACTCTCCAACGACCTGCTGCGGCGTTTTGTCGATCGGGTGTTGCTGCCGAAGTAG
- a CDS encoding HU family DNA-binding protein: protein MNRQQLIKRMAELSEMSQAECKRVLAALENTIAQALHEGETVYLPPLGVFEVRHHLPRTGRNPQTGETIEIPLRTVPAFKAAAPLKKAVAEQA, encoded by the coding sequence GTGAATCGTCAACAACTGATTAAGCGAATGGCCGAACTCAGCGAGATGAGCCAGGCCGAGTGTAAGCGGGTTCTGGCGGCGCTGGAAAACACCATTGCCCAGGCCCTGCACGAGGGTGAAACCGTCTATCTTCCGCCCCTGGGCGTGTTTGAAGTGCGCCACCACCTGCCGCGTACCGGGCGCAACCCGCAAACCGGCGAGACGATTGAGATCCCGCTGCGCACCGTGCCCGCCTTTAAAGCGGCGGCGCCGCTGAAAAAAGCGGTGGCGGAGCAGGCATAA
- a CDS encoding DUF3450 domain-containing protein — MTSRALGFACMLMSGAAMASGLPQAEQNQQALQNAARDTQAQVDRLTEQQLNQQAELERVKEEINNLSVYRDHLKRLVDDQHRELASLDSQLAGIENTRSGLVPLMYNMLSDLEQAVEGDLPLKAQQRQARLADLNQMMGRADVADAEKFRRLLEAYQIEMEYGRRLGTYRDTLVLNGQDSREAEFLHLGRLALLARSLDGREYWVWQQGQWQPATDISTSVLAQAYGIAAGHQAPSLLTLPLSQEIQ; from the coding sequence ATGACATCACGAGCCTTGGGCTTCGCCTGCATGCTGATGAGTGGCGCCGCCATGGCCAGCGGTTTGCCGCAGGCCGAGCAGAACCAACAGGCGCTGCAGAATGCCGCTCGGGACACTCAGGCGCAGGTTGACCGTCTGACCGAGCAACAGTTGAACCAGCAAGCCGAGCTGGAGCGGGTCAAGGAGGAGATCAACAACCTCAGCGTGTACCGCGACCACCTCAAGCGGCTGGTGGATGACCAGCATCGTGAGCTGGCCAGCCTGGACAGCCAGTTGGCGGGCATTGAAAACACCCGCTCCGGCCTGGTGCCGCTGATGTACAACATGCTGAGCGACCTCGAGCAAGCCGTGGAAGGTGATCTGCCGCTGAAGGCGCAACAGCGCCAGGCTCGCCTGGCGGACCTGAACCAGATGATGGGCCGTGCTGACGTGGCGGACGCGGAGAAGTTCCGTCGTTTGCTGGAGGCTTACCAGATTGAGATGGAATACGGCCGTCGTCTGGGCACCTACCGTGACACCCTGGTACTGAATGGCCAGGACAGCCGCGAAGCGGAGTTCCTGCATCTGGGCCGCCTGGCTCTGCTGGCGCGCAGCCTTGACGGCCGCGAGTATTGGGTATGGCAACAGGGCCAGTGGCAACCGGCCACTGACATCAGCACCAGCGTGTTGGCCCAGGCCTACGGCATCGCTGCCGGCCACCAGGCCCCCTCGCTGCTGACCCTTCCCCTGAGCCAGGAGATCCAATAA
- a CDS encoding MotA/TolQ/ExbB proton channel family protein, whose product MRRLTQTAVTAAMLLLSAHTLANTDMVERSAEARAAEASHNAQRESRHQASAAEVEAQLKQQMAALKALKAEVAALSDTFSDNERALSEKETELTLATGALGEVYGVVRQVGGELSAELERGPLALTAPERIEQAQAMARADRLPELAQLQALPAIMMADIRDGAAIQPVTLPLAQTDGKIAEAQLWRIGPFNLLSEQGFAQVDTARGLATLYPRQPDFMLPGQGNALVIDPAMGELLDQYQQTPTLSQRLAQGGLVGQVILVLLAIGALIALVRAAVLLRSQLAINKQLKQREANDNNPLGRILKVYHAQKHHNLETLELKLLEAIVNEQQGLEKGLSMLKLMAAIAPMLGLLGTVTGMIETFQVITQYGNGDPKVMAGGISMALVTTVLGLVAAMPLLLAHNLLSTRVTVIRSLLEKESIALVAAHADGESKA is encoded by the coding sequence ATGCGTCGTCTGACCCAAACCGCCGTGACGGCGGCGATGTTGCTGCTGTCGGCCCACACCCTGGCCAACACCGACATGGTGGAACGCAGCGCCGAAGCCCGCGCTGCGGAAGCCAGCCACAACGCCCAGCGTGAATCCCGCCATCAGGCCAGTGCCGCCGAGGTGGAGGCCCAGCTCAAGCAGCAGATGGCTGCCCTGAAGGCGCTGAAAGCCGAAGTGGCCGCCCTGAGCGACACCTTCAGCGACAACGAGCGCGCGCTGTCCGAGAAAGAGACCGAACTGACCCTGGCCACCGGTGCCCTGGGTGAGGTGTACGGCGTGGTGCGCCAGGTCGGCGGCGAACTTTCCGCCGAGCTGGAGCGCGGCCCGCTGGCCCTGACCGCCCCAGAGCGCATTGAGCAGGCCCAGGCCATGGCCCGGGCCGATCGTCTGCCGGAGTTGGCCCAGTTGCAGGCGCTGCCAGCCATCATGATGGCCGACATCCGTGACGGCGCCGCCATTCAACCGGTGACCCTGCCGCTGGCCCAGACCGACGGCAAGATCGCTGAGGCCCAACTGTGGCGTATCGGCCCCTTTAACCTGCTGTCTGAGCAGGGCTTCGCCCAGGTCGACACCGCCCGCGGCCTGGCGACGCTGTACCCGCGTCAGCCGGACTTTATGCTGCCGGGGCAGGGCAACGCCCTGGTGATCGACCCGGCCATGGGCGAACTGCTGGACCAGTACCAGCAAACCCCGACCCTGAGCCAGCGTCTGGCCCAGGGCGGCCTGGTGGGCCAGGTGATTCTGGTGCTGCTGGCCATCGGTGCCCTGATTGCGCTGGTGCGGGCGGCCGTGCTGCTGCGCAGCCAGTTGGCCATCAACAAGCAACTGAAACAGCGCGAAGCCAACGACAACAACCCGCTGGGTCGCATTCTCAAGGTGTACCACGCCCAGAAGCATCACAACCTGGAAACCCTGGAGCTGAAGCTGCTGGAAGCGATCGTCAATGAGCAGCAGGGGCTGGAGAAGGGGCTGTCCATGCTTAAGCTGATGGCCGCCATTGCGCCGATGCTGGGTTTGCTCGGTACCGTGACCGGCATGATCGAAACCTTCCAGGTGATCACCCAATACGGCAACGGTGACCCGAAAGTGATGGCCGGCGGCATCTCCATGGCGTTGGTGACCACGGTACTGGGCCTGGTGGCGGCCATGCCGCTGCTGCTGGCGCACAACCTGCTGTCCACCCGCGTCACCGTGATCCGCAGCCTGCTCGAGAAAGAGAGCATTGCGCTGGTGGCCGCCCACGCCGATGGGGAGTCCAAGGCATGA
- a CDS encoding MotA/TolQ/ExbB proton channel family protein produces MTQWWDWIGQFMARGGPLLWVLAAVVLMIWVLMMERVLFLALRFPAQSAQWQAQWQARSERTSWYAVACREGMLGRAERGLNANLDFIKALVAICPMLGLLGTVTGMISVFDVMAAQGTGNPKLMSAGIAMATLPTMAGMVAALAGLFVHARLQKYSQRALHGLANALPREN; encoded by the coding sequence ATGACCCAATGGTGGGACTGGATAGGCCAGTTTATGGCCCGGGGCGGTCCGCTACTCTGGGTCCTGGCCGCCGTTGTCCTGATGATTTGGGTGTTGATGATGGAGCGGGTGTTGTTTCTGGCACTGCGCTTCCCGGCCCAGTCTGCCCAGTGGCAAGCCCAGTGGCAGGCGCGTTCGGAACGCACCAGTTGGTACGCCGTTGCCTGCCGTGAAGGCATGCTCGGCCGTGCCGAGCGTGGCCTCAACGCCAACCTCGACTTCATCAAGGCACTGGTGGCGATCTGCCCGATGCTCGGTCTGCTCGGTACCGTAACCGGCATGATCAGCGTTTTTGACGTGATGGCGGCCCAGGGCACCGGCAATCCCAAGCTAATGTCGGCCGGCATCGCCATGGCCACCCTGCCCACCATGGCAGGGATGGTGGCCGCCCTGGCGGGACTCTTTGTCCACGCCCGATTGCAGAAATACAGCCAGCGTGCACTGCACGGACTGGCCAACGCGTTGCCGCGGGAGAATTGA